The nucleotide window CCGCAGAGATCAGGTCAGGCGTACACTCAGCATTTTCGGGCATGAAGAGCCGGAAGCGGCCAAGGTGATTATCGCCGGAGGCGGCAATATCGGCCTTTATGTTGCCAAGGCTCTTGAGCAGCGTCAGTCCGGAACGAAAATCAAGCTTATCGAGGCTTCGCGTGAACGTGCGATTACCGTGGCGGATGACCTTAAAAGATCTGTCATTCTTCACGGCAGCGCTCTCGATCAAACGATCCTCAATGAAGCGGACGCCGGCGATGCCGACACGATGGTCGCTCTGACCAACGAGGACGAAGTCAACATTCTGTCGTCGGTGATGGCGAAGAAGCTCGGCTGCAAGCGCTCTTTGTCCTTGTTGAACAACCCGAGCTATCCCGCCTTTGCGAATGCGCTCGGTATCGACGCTTTCATCAATCCTAGAGCGGTGACGATCTCGCGCATTCTGCAGCATGTTCGCCGAGGCCGGATCAGGGGCGTTCACTCTCTGCAAAACGGTGCTGCCGAGATCGTTGAGGCGGAAGCGCTGGACACCTCACCACTTGTCGGCAAGCCTCTGAGGGTGATTGATCTGCCGTCAGGTATTCGTGTCGGGGCCGTTTTCCGCGAGGGTAAGGTTCTGACACCCAATGGTGATCTGCAGATTCAGGCACAGGATCGCATCGTGATCTTTGCGGTTGCCAACAGGGTTCGTCAGGTGGAGCAAATGTTCCGCGTCAGTCTCGACTTCTTCTGATCGTTTGCCGATTTTCTAGCCTTGCATTTGCCTGACCGAAAGGTCAAAAATGACCCCGATATCGATTGGTTTGATTTGATCCTGGCCCCTTACGGAGGAAGCATGAGCCGAATTGCCTATGTCAACGGTCAATATGTCCGTCATGCGGATGCCGCAGTCCATGTGGAGGATCGAGGGTACCAGTTCGCTGATGGCGTATATGAGGTCTGCGAAGTTTGGCAAGGCAAGATTGTCGACGTTCCTCGCCATCTTGACCGGCTTGACCGTTCCTTAAACGAATTGCGCATAGATTGGCCAATGGCGCGCAGCGCTGTCAAATTTGTGCTTCATCAGGTCGTCAGACGCAACAAGGTGCGCAACGGTCTTGTCTATATTCAGGTGACACGCGGCGTGGCCCGGCGTGATCATGTTTTCCCATCCGAAGATGTGGCGCCGTCCATTGTGGTAACGGCTCGCTCCAGCGACCCTGCGGCTGCACAAGCCGCGGCGGAGGAGGGGATTGGCGTCGTCAGCTACCCTGAAAACCGTTGGCCGAGAGTGGACATCAAGACCGTTGCATTGCTTCCCAATGTTCTGGCCAAACAAAATGCCAAGGAACATGGTGGCAAAGAAGCCTGGTATATCGACAAGGATGGCAATGTGACCGAAGGCGGGTCGACCAATGCCTGGATTGTCACCAAGGAGGGCGTTCTGGTTACCCGGCCGGCGGAAAGCGGCATATTGCGTGGTATTACTCGCGCCGTTGTGCTGGAACTCGTTCAAAAGGACGGGATGACCTTTGAAGAAAGACCATTTAGTCTTGAAGAGGCATTTGAGGCCAAGGAGGCATTCGTCACCGCGGCGACCACTGTGGTGATGCCAGTGACACGTCTGGACGGCCGGATTATCGGAAATGGCCATCCTGGATCTGTTGCAACCCGATTGCGCGAATTGTTCCATACTGCTACTGATTTGCAGGCGGTATGATTCGATTGGCCTTGTTGGGCGGCGAATTCGAAACAATATAGAGCTGGGGCAGACAGCTCTTCTGGTGGGCAATGCAAAAAGCGAGCGGTTGTCAAACCTTAGCGTTTGAACTTGAACGTCTTTTGACGGTAAGCTGCTGTGGAACGCCGGATGCTCGGCCGCATCCGGGACAAATAGGATAAAAAGACTGATGGCTGAGCGCGCACAAAATCTCCAAGACACTTTCCTCAATCACGTTCGCAAGCAAAAAACTCCTCTGACAATTTTCCTGATCAACGGTGTAAAATTGCAGGGCGTCGTAACCTGGTTCGACAATTTCTGTGTCCTGCTTCGTCGCGACGGGCATTCTCAGCTTGTCTACAAGCACGCGATTTCCACAATTATGCCAAACGGGCCTGTTCAGTTGTTCGATCAGGCAGAGGAAAACGCTGAAAAGGCAAGCTGATTGAAACCGAAGTCTCGGGCAGACGATTTTTCAAAATCAAACGGTACTGAAGAGCCGGGCCAGAAATCACTTCGCGTGAAAGACACTGGGGTAGATCGCCTGCCTCAGCCTTTTCGTGCGATCATCCTAGAGCCTGTCCTCCAATTGCGGGGGGAAGGTTCCGGCGAACTGCGTGGAAATAGAAGCCCTGAGGCACGGCTTGAAGAAGCTGTTGGCCTAAGCGCTGCCATTAACCTCGACATCGTTCACTCAGGCGTTGTTCGGGTCAACAATCCCAAACCAGCGAAGCTCTTTGGTGAAGGCAAGGTGGCCGA belongs to Roseibium porphyridii and includes:
- the trkA gene encoding Trk system potassium transporter TrkA, with translation MKIVICGAGQVGYGIAERLAAEQNDVSVIDSAPELINAIGDQLDVRGFVGHGAHPDVLAQAGAEEADMIVAVTLYDEVNMVACQVAHSLFNVPTKVARIRAQSYLQGRWRNLFSRDNMPIDVIISPEIEVGEMVLRRLALPGAVETVRFADDQVVVVGIMCEDDCPVIDTPLRQLTELFPDLGAVVVGLYRNNRLFVPKSSDSILTGDLAYVVARRDQVRRTLSIFGHEEPEAAKVIIAGGGNIGLYVAKALEQRQSGTKIKLIEASRERAITVADDLKRSVILHGSALDQTILNEADAGDADTMVALTNEDEVNILSSVMAKKLGCKRSLSLLNNPSYPAFANALGIDAFINPRAVTISRILQHVRRGRIRGVHSLQNGAAEIVEAEALDTSPLVGKPLRVIDLPSGIRVGAVFREGKVLTPNGDLQIQAQDRIVIFAVANRVRQVEQMFRVSLDFF
- a CDS encoding D-amino-acid transaminase, coding for MSRIAYVNGQYVRHADAAVHVEDRGYQFADGVYEVCEVWQGKIVDVPRHLDRLDRSLNELRIDWPMARSAVKFVLHQVVRRNKVRNGLVYIQVTRGVARRDHVFPSEDVAPSIVVTARSSDPAAAQAAAEEGIGVVSYPENRWPRVDIKTVALLPNVLAKQNAKEHGGKEAWYIDKDGNVTEGGSTNAWIVTKEGVLVTRPAESGILRGITRAVVLELVQKDGMTFEERPFSLEEAFEAKEAFVTAATTVVMPVTRLDGRIIGNGHPGSVATRLRELFHTATDLQAV
- the hfq gene encoding RNA chaperone Hfq, which encodes MMAERAQNLQDTFLNHVRKQKTPLTIFLINGVKLQGVVTWFDNFCVLLRRDGHSQLVYKHAISTIMPNGPVQLFDQAEENAEKAS